One Tenrec ecaudatus isolate mTenEca1 chromosome 12, mTenEca1.hap1, whole genome shotgun sequence DNA segment encodes these proteins:
- the PIGT gene encoding GPI-anchor transamidase component PIGT: MAAAVPLAALVLLLLGPGGLGRAEPPRDSLREELVITPLPSGDVAATFQFRTRWDSELQRQGVSHYRLFPKALGQLISKYSLRELHLSLTQGFWRTRYWGPPFLQAPSGAELWAWFQDTVTDVDKSWKELSNVLSGTFCASLNFIDSTNTVTPTASFKPLGLANDTDHYFLRYAVLPREVVCTENLTPWKKLLPCSSKAGLSVLLKADRLFHTSYHSQAVHIRPVCSDSRCTRVSWELRQTLTVVFDAFATGQGKKDWSLFRMFSWSLTEPCPLASESRIYLDITGYKQDNETMEVSPSPTTTYQATVLGTRKTYAVYDLLDPALLSSSRLLNLQLKWKRLPENEAPPVPFLHAQRYVSGYGLQKGELSTLLHNTHPYRAFPVLLLDTVPWYLRLYVHTLTITSKGKENKPSYIHYQPAQDRLQPHLLEMLVQLPASSVTKVSIQFERALLKWTEYTPDPNHGFYVSPSVLSALVPSVVAASPEDWEESPLFNSLFPVLDDSSYFVRLYTEPLLVSLPTPDFSMPYNVICLTCTVVAVCYGSFYNLLTRTFHIEEPNKGGLARRLANLLRRARGVPPL, from the exons ATGGCGGCGGCCGTGCCGCTGGCCGCGCTGGTCCTGCTGCTCCTGGGCCCGGGGGGCTTGGGCCGTGCGGAGCCCCCGCGCGACAGCTTGCGGGAGGAGCTGGTCATCACCCCGCTGCCTTCCGGGGACGTAGCCGCCACGTTCCAGTTCCGCACGCGCTGGGATTCGGAGCTGCAGCGGCAAGGAG tGTCTCATTACAGGCTCTTCCCCAAAGCCTTGGGGCAGCTGATCTCCAAGTATTCCCTGCGGGAGCTCCACCTGTCACTCACGCAAGGCTTCTGGAGAACGCGGTACTGGGGACCGCCCTTCCTGCAGGCCCCGTCAGGTGCAGAGCTCTGGGCCTGGTTCCAAGACACCGTTACTGA TGTGGATAAGTCCTGGAAGGAGCTCAGCAACGTCCTCTCGGGGACCTTCTGCGCCTCGCTCAACTTCATCGACTCTACCAACACCGTCACCCCCACCGCCTCTTTTAAGCCCCTGGGACTGGCCAATG ACACGGATCACTACTTCCTGCGCTATGCTGTGCTGCCCCGGGAGGTCGTCTGCACGGAGAAcctcactccttggaagaaactcCTGCCCTGCAGCTCCAAG GCGGGCCTCTCTGTGCTGCTCAAGGCTGACCGCTTGTTCCACACCAGCTACCACTCGCAGGCCGTGCACATCCGCCCTGTGTGCAGC GACTCCCGCTGCACCAGAGTCTCCTGGGAGCTGAGGCAGACACTGACGGTGGTGTTTGACGCCTTTGCCACTGGGCAGGGGAAGAAAG ACTGGTCCCTCTTCCGGATGTTCTCCTGGTCCCTGACGGAGCCCTGTCCCctggcctcagagagccgcatctACCTGGACATCACCGGCTACAAGCAG GACAATGAGACCATGGAGGTGAGCCCGTCCCCCACCACCACGTACCAGGCCACCGTCCTGGGCACTCGGAAGACCTACGCTGTCTATGACCTGCTCGACCCGGCCCTCCTCTCCAGCTCCCGCCTCCTCAACCTCCAGCTCAAGTGGAAGAGGCTCCCGGAGAATG AGGCCCCGCCCGTGCCCTTCCTGCACGCCCAGCGCTACGTGAGTGGCTACGGGCTGCAGAAGGGGGAGCTGAGCACGCTGCTGCACAACACCCACCCGTACCGGGCCTTCCCCGTGCTGCTGCTGGACACCGTACCCTGGTACCTGCGGCTGTACGTGCACACTCTCACCATCACCTCCAAGGGCAAGGAGAACAAACCAA GTTACATCCACTACCAGCCCGCCCAGGACCGGCTGCAGCCCCACCTGCTGGAGATGCTGGTTCAGCTGCCAGCCAGCTCCGTCACCAAGGTCTCCATCCAGTTTGAGAGGGCCCTGCTGAAGTGGACCGAGTATACCCCAGACCCCAACCACGGCTTCTATGTCAG CCCGTCGGTACTCAGCGCTCTTGTGCCCAGTGTGGTGGCCGCCAGCCCAGAGGACTGGGAAGAGAGCCCCCTCTTCAACAGCCT GTTCCCTGTTTTGGACGACTCCAGCTACTTCGTGCGCCTCTACACAGAGCCCCTGCTGGTGAGCCTGCCGACGCCGGACTTCAGCATGCCCTACAACGTCATCTGCCTCACGTGCACCGTGGTGGCCGTGTGCTACGGCTCCTTCTACAACCTCCTCACCCGCACCTTCCACATTGAGGAGCCCAACAAGGGCGGCCTGGCCAGGCGGCTGGCCAACCTCCTCCGGAGGGCCCGGGGTGTGCCTCCACTCTGA